Sequence from the Miscanthus floridulus cultivar M001 chromosome 16, ASM1932011v1, whole genome shotgun sequence genome:
aattgccgagtgtaaaatatttttttcttcattttttttcAATTGCCGAGGGGCCATCTTtgttgagtgtttttttttacactcggcaaacaacctctttaccgagtgttttttttatcgagtgtttttatgacagcactcggcaaagaacttgtttgccgagtgcccaatagaaaacgctcggcaaacacagAAACACTGGCAAATTTGACGTCTCCGGTAGTGAGACAAGACAAGGAAAACATTGAGCGACACGGAAGGGAAGAAACAAACGCAACAGGAAAATTCATGCCAACCACAGAAACTACCATGCCAAAGCGTAACGAGCGGTGCAACGTAACGGTTGGCTCCCTGGATCCCCAGCAGAGGCACTTACACAACGAGTGGTGATGCGCACACCGGGCACCACTTCCGCGGCCGCCCGGCCTGCTCCCTTGTAAGCTACGGACCATTTCTCTTCCCTCTCTATCTCCACCACTGGGATCCCGCTCGCAAACTTTGAGTAGTGCTGCCCCGTCCTCCTCTTCTCCATTGTCATTGGTTCTCTCACACGCGCCACCGTCATCCCTGTCAACCGCGTTGGGAGCGCAATCGTGTGCATAGCACCCCATGGACGAtaaggagaaagagaaagagaaggtgaaggagaaacaCGCCGACGGGATCGACGTtgtggaggaagaagaggacgaagAAGGTAACAAGCGCATTGTCGTGCTTGGCCCCCAGGTCCCCCTCAAGGAACAGCTCGAGCTCGACAAGGTATGTATCATCAATGCCTGAATAATTCAATGGTGCATTGCTTTGGTGTAGGATTTGACATATTCATCTCTGTTTCTTCTGAACAATCAGAACTACTCTGATGATCTGCTACTTGCTTGCATAGGACGATGAGAGCCTAAGGAGGTGGAAGGAGCAACTCCTTGGGCAAGTCGACACAGAGCAGCTGGGAGGTGATTATAACCTCTTATTTATCACCCTGTATATCCTCATGTTCATATGGATCGAGCCATGGTGCATTCCTCAACAAACGAACATTTTTCCTGCAGAAACCGCGGAACCAGAGGTTAAGGTGCTGAACCTGACAATCCTTTCACCTGGCAGATCGGATCTGGTCCTTCCGATGCCATTCCAGGCGGACGATAAGGGCTATGCATTTGCTCTCAAGGATGGCAGCCCCTACAGCTTCCGTTTCTCCTTCATCGTCTCCAACAACATCGTGTCAGGCCTGAAGTACACCAACACTGTCTGGAAAACTGGAGTAAAAGGTTTGGACCTCACAAGCGTAATTCATGATAACTAGTATTCTCAACACTTCACATCAGCTTTGAGTCGATATGCTGTCATCGAGAATTCGCGAACCAACATATATAGTACAGATCACATAAAGGGAACGTCTGCATCTCATCTGATACTCTGCTTCAAATTAAACAACAGACATGAGTACTGTCAACTTGCCGTTttgttctctcttttttttagaaGTAACAAATTTCTATTTCTCTAGTTCAAGATATACTTAAAGTTGAAGTGTAATTTGCATCTTTAGTGCAGttaaataataaaattttgattGGTTGATCTTGGTTAGG
This genomic interval carries:
- the LOC136513552 gene encoding rho GDP-dissociation inhibitor 1-like encodes the protein MDDKEKEKEKVKEKHADGIDVVEEEEDEEGNKRIVVLGPQVPLKEQLELDKDDESLRRWKEQLLGQVDTEQLGETAEPEVKVLNLTILSPGRSDLVLPMPFQADDKGYAFALKDGSPYSFRFSFIVSNNIVSGLKYTNTVWKTGVKVENQKMMLGTFSPQLEPYVYEGEEESTPAGIFARGSYSAKLKFVDDDGKCYLEMSYYFEIRKEWPAGTQ